The Cryptosporangium minutisporangium DNA segment TTGATAGTCGACGACTCCGCGTCGGTGCGGCAGGTGGTCACGATCGCGCTGAAGGGTGCCGGCTACGACGTCATCGCAGGCGTCGACGGCAAGGACGCGCTCGCGAAGCTCAACGGCCAGCGCGTCCACCTGATCATCTCGGACGTCAACATGCCGAACATGGACGGCATCACGTTCGTCACCGAGGTCAAGAAATTGCCGGCCTACAAGTTCACGCCGGTGATCATGCTGACCACCGAGTCGCAGGAGGACAAGAAGAAGGCGGCGCAGGCGGCGGGCGCGAAGGCGTGGGTGACGAAGCCGTTCCAGCCGCCACAGATGCTCGCCGCC contains these protein-coding regions:
- a CDS encoding response regulator — encoded protein: MAKTILIVDDSASVRQVVTIALKGAGYDVIAGVDGKDALAKLNGQRVHLIISDVNMPNMDGITFVTEVKKLPAYKFTPVIMLTTESQEDKKKAAQAAGAKAWVTKPFQPPQMLAAVSKLIAP